A stretch of the Streptosporangium sp. NBC_01755 genome encodes the following:
- a CDS encoding SDR family NAD(P)-dependent oxidoreductase, with the protein MRRTIVITGGTDGIGKALTRHYAEQGDLVIAVGSGEVGGRRLREEAPAARFVQADLSSIRQTRDLIRELRDEHPVIDALVLGAFRYNPTRIETPEGFEHTFALYVINRWLMAEGLRESLEKARTPVIVNLCGVGGIPAGKIHWNDPQLTEGYRPFRATMQGARAVELLGMAYAGERTSYVLYNPLFVATGMFKPFRQPVRGLVRLMSAMFAQPAARAVPPIAALIDRPPTGPLTAYRKGRPVELTMDRDLALRFEKTLHTMASSPPE; encoded by the coding sequence ATGCGGCGGACGATCGTGATCACCGGCGGCACGGACGGCATCGGCAAGGCCCTCACCCGGCACTACGCCGAGCAGGGCGACCTGGTCATCGCCGTGGGCAGCGGCGAGGTGGGCGGGCGGCGCCTGCGGGAGGAGGCACCCGCGGCCCGCTTCGTCCAGGCGGATCTCAGTTCCATCAGGCAGACACGCGACCTGATCCGGGAGCTCCGTGACGAGCATCCGGTGATCGATGCACTGGTGCTCGGGGCCTTCAGGTACAACCCGACGAGGATCGAGACACCGGAGGGCTTCGAGCACACCTTCGCCCTGTACGTGATCAACCGCTGGCTCATGGCCGAGGGCCTGCGCGAATCACTGGAAAAGGCGCGAACACCTGTGATCGTCAATCTGTGCGGGGTCGGGGGCATCCCCGCGGGAAAGATCCACTGGAATGATCCGCAACTGACCGAGGGGTATCGGCCTTTCAGAGCGACCATGCAGGGCGCCAGGGCCGTCGAGTTGCTGGGCATGGCCTACGCCGGCGAGCGGACGAGCTACGTGCTCTACAACCCGCTGTTCGTGGCGACAGGGATGTTCAAACCCTTCCGGCAACCGGTACGCGGCCTCGTCCGGCTGATGTCGGCGATGTTCGCTCAACCGGCGGCCAGGGCGGTACCCCCGATCGCCGCCCTCATCGACCGTCCGCCGACCGGCCCGCTCACCGCCTACCGGAAGGGCAGGCCCGTCGAGCTCACCATGGATCGCGACCTGGCGCTGAGATTCGAGAAGACCCTCCACACGATGGCATCGTCACCCCCCGAATGA
- a CDS encoding flotillin family protein, translating into MDVISTGLGIFLAVVLLVVVGLLIMISRLFNKVEQGKALIVSKINKVDVTFTGAIVLPIFHKSELMDISVKTIEIARTGREGLICRDNIRADIRITFFVRVNKTVEDVVKVAQAIGTARASDQETLQELFNAKFSEALKTVGKQLDFVDLYTQRDRFRDEIIQVIGTDLNGYSLEDAAIDYLEQTSLMSLDRNNILDAQGIRKITELTAIEHVRTNEFQRREEKEITRQNVDAREAILELERRQADAEIKQKREVETMRAREEAETAKVQAEERLKAHAANLRTDEQLGVQQENQAREIAVAAKNRERVLAIETERIEKDRLLEVIARERETELSRISKDKELEGEKRSIAEVIRERIVVEKTVAEQEESIKRLRVVEEAERTRQAVIIQAEAEAQESLVKDIKAAEASEAASKHKAREALVLAESRQQAAELDARAKIRLAEGVQAEMAAVGLAEVQVRERDAAAIEKVGRAEAAVEREKALAVAEGDQAKAHAVATAVREKLKAEAEGEQAMALAAAATVGEKLKAEAEGLTEKAAAMAALTDATRAHEEYRLRLEAEKEIRLAGVNVQLKIAEAQASVVSAGLSKANIDIVGGDTVFFDKLMSSITMGKAVDGFLEHSDVAQSLAGPYLNGSASIPADLGRVLGSIDTADVRNLSLSALLVKLIKDGGPDADRLRGLLSEAHAAATGTEVPVAALNSAGK; encoded by the coding sequence TTGGACGTCATCTCCACCGGACTCGGCATCTTCCTCGCCGTCGTCCTCCTCGTCGTCGTCGGCCTGCTCATCATGATCAGCCGCCTGTTCAACAAGGTCGAGCAAGGCAAGGCCCTGATCGTCTCGAAGATCAACAAGGTGGACGTCACCTTCACCGGGGCCATCGTGCTGCCCATCTTCCACAAGTCGGAGCTGATGGACATCTCGGTGAAGACCATCGAGATCGCCCGGACCGGCCGTGAGGGTCTGATCTGCCGCGACAACATCCGTGCCGACATCCGCATCACCTTCTTCGTCCGGGTCAACAAGACCGTCGAGGACGTGGTGAAGGTCGCCCAGGCCATCGGCACCGCGCGGGCGAGCGACCAGGAGACGCTGCAGGAGCTGTTCAACGCCAAGTTCTCCGAGGCGCTCAAGACGGTCGGCAAGCAGCTCGACTTCGTGGACCTCTACACCCAGCGTGACCGGTTCCGCGACGAGATCATCCAGGTCATCGGCACCGACCTCAACGGCTACAGCCTTGAGGACGCGGCCATCGACTACCTGGAGCAGACCTCGCTGATGTCCCTGGACAGGAACAACATCCTCGACGCGCAGGGCATCAGGAAGATCACCGAGCTGACCGCCATCGAGCACGTACGGACCAACGAGTTCCAGCGGCGCGAGGAGAAGGAGATCACCCGCCAGAACGTGGACGCGCGGGAGGCCATCCTGGAGCTGGAGCGCCGCCAGGCCGACGCGGAGATCAAGCAGAAGCGCGAGGTGGAGACCATGCGCGCCCGCGAGGAGGCGGAGACCGCCAAGGTCCAGGCCGAGGAGCGGCTCAAGGCACACGCCGCGAATCTCCGTACCGACGAGCAGCTCGGCGTCCAGCAGGAGAACCAGGCCCGCGAGATCGCGGTGGCGGCGAAGAACCGTGAGCGGGTCCTTGCCATCGAGACCGAGCGGATCGAGAAGGACCGCCTGCTGGAGGTCATCGCCCGCGAGCGCGAGACCGAGCTGTCGCGCATCTCCAAGGACAAGGAGCTGGAGGGCGAGAAGCGCTCCATCGCCGAGGTGATCCGCGAGCGGATCGTGGTGGAGAAGACGGTCGCCGAGCAGGAGGAGAGCATCAAGCGCCTGCGGGTGGTCGAGGAGGCCGAGCGGACCCGCCAGGCCGTGATCATCCAGGCCGAGGCCGAGGCGCAGGAGAGCCTGGTCAAGGACATCAAGGCGGCCGAGGCCTCCGAGGCCGCGTCCAAGCACAAGGCGCGCGAGGCGCTGGTGCTGGCCGAGTCCCGGCAGCAGGCCGCCGAGCTCGACGCCCGCGCCAAGATCCGCCTCGCCGAGGGCGTCCAGGCCGAGATGGCCGCCGTCGGCCTGGCCGAGGTGCAGGTGCGCGAGCGGGACGCCGCGGCGATCGAGAAGGTCGGCCGCGCCGAGGCCGCCGTCGAGCGGGAGAAGGCGCTGGCCGTCGCCGAGGGCGATCAGGCCAAGGCGCACGCCGTGGCCACCGCGGTACGCGAAAAGCTGAAGGCGGAGGCCGAGGGCGAGCAGGCCATGGCACTGGCCGCCGCCGCGACGGTCGGTGAGAAGCTCAAGGCCGAGGCCGAGGGTCTCACCGAGAAGGCCGCGGCGATGGCCGCGCTCACCGACGCGACCCGCGCCCACGAGGAGTACCGCCTGCGGCTGGAGGCCGAGAAGGAGATCCGCCTCGCCGGGGTGAACGTGCAGCTCAAGATCGCCGAGGCGCAGGCCTCCGTGGTGTCGGCCGGCCTGTCCAAGGCCAACATCGACATCGTCGGCGGCGACACCGTGTTCTTCGACAAGCTGATGAGCTCGATCACCATGGGCAAGGCCGTGGACGGCTTCCTGGAGCACTCCGACGTCGCCCAGAGCCTGGCCGGGCCGTACCTGAACGGCTCGGCGAGCATCCCCGCCGACCTGGGCAGGGTCCTCGGCTCGATCGACACCGCCGACGTGCGGAACCTCTCGCTGTCCGCGCTGCTGGTGAAACTGATCAAGGATGGCGGTCCCGACGCCGACAGGCTCCGCGGCCTGCTGAGCGAGGCCCATGCCGCGGCCACCGGCACCGAGGTCCCGGTCGCCGCGCTCAACTCCGCCGGCAAGTGA
- a CDS encoding peptide chain release factor 3 — translation MTAIMQEAARRRTFAVISHPDAGKSTMTEALALHASAISQAGAVHGKSGRRGVTSDWMEMEKARGISITSAALRFEYRGHMFNLVDTPGHADFSEDTYRVLAAVDCAVMLLDAAKGMEPQTLKLFEVCRHRRIPVITFVNKWDRPGREALELLDEIEEKTGLKPTPITWPIGTGGFFHGVADRAADRIVRYTRTPGGATKAIETDLNAEQALTELGGDWERAKDEIDLLSAIGADHDQKTFEAHESTPVLFGAALSNFGVGRLLDAMVDIAPAPAPRPDVDDDPRPLEEPFSGLVFKVQANMDPSHRDRIAFVRVCSGRFERGMVLVHAATARPFATKYAQSVFGQERATIDEAYPGDVVGLVNASALRPGDTLYDGSPVEFPKIPSFAPEHFSTARVRDSSRSKQFRKGIEQLDAEGVVQVLRSDVRGDQSPVLAAVGPMQFDVVKHRMATEFNTEILMDRLDFGIARLTDAESAPILARQRGVEVFARSLDRALLALFTDEWRMRGVMRDHPDLVLNALLADTRG, via the coding sequence ATGACCGCGATCATGCAGGAGGCGGCACGTCGCCGCACGTTCGCGGTGATCAGCCACCCCGACGCGGGCAAGTCGACCATGACCGAGGCGCTGGCGCTGCACGCCTCCGCGATCAGCCAGGCGGGCGCGGTGCACGGCAAGTCCGGGCGGCGCGGGGTGACCTCCGACTGGATGGAGATGGAGAAGGCCAGGGGCATCTCCATCACCTCCGCCGCGCTCAGGTTCGAATACCGCGGCCACATGTTCAACCTGGTCGACACCCCGGGTCACGCGGACTTCTCCGAGGACACCTACCGGGTGCTGGCCGCCGTCGACTGCGCGGTCATGCTGCTCGACGCGGCCAAGGGCATGGAGCCGCAGACGCTGAAGTTGTTCGAGGTCTGCCGGCACCGCCGCATCCCCGTCATCACGTTCGTCAACAAGTGGGACCGGCCGGGCCGCGAGGCCCTGGAACTGCTGGACGAGATCGAGGAGAAGACCGGCCTGAAGCCCACGCCGATCACCTGGCCGATCGGCACCGGCGGCTTCTTCCACGGGGTGGCCGACCGCGCCGCCGACCGGATCGTCCGCTACACCCGCACCCCCGGCGGTGCCACCAAGGCCATCGAGACCGACCTGAACGCCGAGCAGGCCCTGACCGAGCTGGGCGGCGACTGGGAGCGGGCCAAGGACGAGATCGACCTGCTCTCCGCGATCGGCGCCGACCACGACCAGAAGACCTTCGAGGCGCACGAGTCCACCCCGGTGCTGTTCGGGGCCGCGCTGTCCAACTTCGGCGTCGGCCGGCTGCTGGACGCCATGGTCGACATCGCCCCCGCCCCCGCGCCCCGCCCGGACGTCGACGACGACCCGCGCCCGCTGGAGGAGCCGTTCTCCGGCCTGGTCTTCAAGGTGCAGGCCAACATGGACCCCTCGCACCGCGACCGGATCGCCTTCGTCCGGGTCTGCTCCGGCAGGTTCGAGCGCGGCATGGTGCTCGTCCACGCGGCCACCGCCCGCCCGTTCGCCACCAAGTACGCCCAGTCGGTCTTCGGCCAGGAACGCGCCACGATCGACGAGGCCTACCCCGGCGACGTGGTCGGACTGGTGAACGCCAGCGCCCTGCGTCCCGGCGACACGCTGTACGACGGCTCGCCCGTCGAGTTCCCGAAGATCCCGAGCTTCGCCCCCGAGCACTTCTCCACGGCCAGGGTCCGCGACTCCAGCCGTTCCAAGCAGTTCCGCAAGGGCATCGAGCAGCTCGACGCCGAGGGCGTGGTCCAGGTGCTTCGCTCCGACGTCAGAGGCGACCAGTCGCCGGTGCTCGCCGCGGTGGGCCCGATGCAGTTCGACGTGGTCAAGCACCGGATGGCCACCGAGTTCAACACCGAGATCCTGATGGACCGGCTCGACTTCGGCATCGCCAGGCTCACCGACGCCGAGTCGGCGCCGATCCTGGCCCGCCAGCGTGGGGTGGAGGTCTTCGCCCGCTCGCTGGACAGGGCCCTGCTGGCGCTGTTCACCGACGAGTGGCGGATGCGCGGCGTCATGCGCGACCACCCTGACCTGGTGCTGAACGCCCTGCTTGCCGACACCCGCGGCTGA
- a CDS encoding DNA repair ATPase, which produces MTSSTAEAVTDAPGAEGAGLDAGTYEVLRARLAEQAAELARQADALNAERLAVFGGAELRLIGTERIRTENNCVPRDIVSVGGLMLFGYNVFIGLKPETAVADVFSMHTFVRNPAEGEGGAFRFDPAPMFRDPRFERDFAELYRYYRETRLLQLRRVEDRLLAVFQTGPQDTRVLRWQVGTDGTLTYIDDRGERDHTFPPSHDFEWTPATRDDHVLGRHPHISIEGEVFVETVGGDLTIKIENNTESGEGIYREPVAEPLQSLADAEVQHARIGPLILLRVRPYKEPEWRHLVFNTRTKGVVRLDGIGQACQRLPEDQGIIFPGGYYLSTGISKTFDTDVSELEFERVIRSPNGEDVLYVFHARTEGRSLLLPYNVIRKQVANPLSCHGYSLFDDGTLVVFRATSEEPTRVHPMQVWQTAYQSDLYAAGRPAGTGPLERIGNAELVRGISDCLSVARMVDEMAPSIPVFEALIASCVRAFDHYHWLGEHRLRGPLADVRATAEQVLDEFENVQSLTRQAAEALEAAAADIAALVRHARGEAPRSAQGWVDRLSELRQSQGHLVTLRELRHVDVARIDALDAELAAELDSTAQRAAGFLRGEDAFAGYHAEVERLVSDAGAIATVAEAGPIGERLERQARGLEIVVEVVGTLDIADATVRTAILERVGEVLGGVNRARATLDARRGELLAGEGRAAFAAEYALLGQAITGALAMSDTPERCDEQLGRLMLQLENLESRFAEFDDFLGQLTAKREDVYEAFSSRRQALLDERARRADRLADSATRILSSVRRRLAGLKSLDEVNTYFGSDPMVLKLKGVAGELRALGDQVRAEELEGRIKSARQEAGRALRDRLDLYTDGGETIRLGRHLFAVNTQPADLTLVPYEGRMAFAVTGTDYRSPVLDAAFEETRPFWNQLTVSESPEVYRGEHLAASILAAAESGTLTLGASGTSGTPASGERRISLDALHEAAVADGELLEIVRRVAETRYDEGYERGVHDHDATAILQAALRLHAGAGLLRYPPAARAAAQLFWAFGTDEAARATWTTRATSLARARALFGQVEAVRETRAALGSAIASFVRGLHGHPEGPTGALAVAAASTAGATGTRVREDEGVSELAGEYLFEELASKPFGFVTSAGARSLLDRFDRALGPARQEFEDDLRALGDDLPGRHRLAEAWLSAFDASAPAAGLSSGPGLVSASGSGLVSASGSGLVSASGSEPGAGRASGAGSAELVEAVAVLLCEVARHDSSAALTATVEGLLGAHPRISGRAIQLRLDEFLARSRHFRDHRVPAYRAYQKRRNELVAAERARLRLEEFQPKVMTAFVRNQLLDEVYLPLIGDNLAKQLGAAGDAKRTDQMGMLLLISPPGYGKTTLMEYVANRLGLIFVKVNGPALGHLVTSVDPAQAPDATARQEIEKISFALEMGNNVLLYLDDIQHTSPELLQKFISLCDGQRRMEGVWEGRTRTYDLRGKRFAVCMAGNPYTESGKRFRIPDMLANRADVWNLGDVLSGRDELFALSYIDNALTSNPVLSPLSTRDRGDIRLLVRLARGDSGVRADRLSHPYSSVELEQVLAVLRKLLRVQKVVLANNQAYIASAAQSDASRTEPPYQLQGSYRNMNKLAARVVPVMNDAELEAVINDHYLGEAQTLTSGAEANLLKLAELRGTLTPVQAARWAEVKTAYLRSQALGGAEDDPMTRAVGAVGLLADRVSTAIEHAADRLSPEP; this is translated from the coding sequence GTGACGTCCTCCACGGCGGAGGCCGTCACCGACGCCCCCGGCGCGGAGGGGGCGGGACTGGACGCGGGCACCTACGAGGTGCTCCGCGCCCGGCTGGCCGAGCAGGCCGCCGAGCTGGCCAGGCAGGCCGACGCGCTCAACGCCGAGCGCCTAGCGGTGTTCGGCGGGGCCGAGCTGCGCCTGATCGGCACCGAGCGGATACGCACCGAGAACAACTGCGTGCCACGCGACATCGTGTCGGTCGGCGGGCTCATGCTCTTCGGCTACAACGTGTTCATCGGGTTGAAGCCGGAGACGGCCGTCGCGGACGTCTTCTCCATGCACACGTTCGTCAGGAACCCGGCGGAGGGGGAAGGCGGCGCGTTCCGGTTCGATCCCGCGCCGATGTTCCGCGACCCGCGCTTCGAACGGGACTTCGCCGAGCTCTACCGGTACTACCGGGAGACCAGGCTGCTCCAGCTCCGCCGCGTCGAGGACAGGCTGCTGGCCGTCTTCCAGACCGGCCCGCAGGACACCCGGGTGCTGCGCTGGCAGGTCGGGACGGACGGCACGCTCACCTACATCGACGACCGGGGGGAGCGCGACCACACGTTCCCGCCCTCGCACGACTTCGAGTGGACTCCCGCCACCCGCGACGACCACGTGCTCGGCCGCCACCCGCACATCTCGATCGAGGGCGAGGTGTTCGTCGAGACCGTCGGCGGCGACCTCACCATCAAGATCGAGAACAACACCGAGAGCGGCGAGGGCATCTACCGCGAGCCGGTCGCCGAGCCGCTGCAGAGCCTCGCCGACGCGGAGGTCCAGCACGCCAGGATCGGCCCGCTGATCCTGCTGCGGGTGCGGCCGTACAAGGAGCCCGAGTGGCGGCACCTGGTCTTCAACACCCGGACCAAGGGCGTGGTCCGTCTCGACGGCATCGGGCAGGCGTGCCAGCGCCTGCCCGAGGACCAGGGGATCATCTTCCCCGGCGGCTACTACCTGTCCACCGGGATCAGCAAGACCTTCGACACCGACGTGTCCGAGTTGGAGTTCGAGCGGGTCATCCGCTCCCCCAACGGCGAGGACGTGCTCTACGTCTTCCACGCCCGCACCGAGGGGCGCTCGCTGCTGCTGCCGTACAACGTGATCCGCAAGCAGGTGGCGAACCCGCTCTCCTGCCACGGCTACTCGCTGTTCGACGACGGCACGCTGGTCGTTTTCAGGGCCACCTCCGAGGAGCCCACCCGCGTCCACCCGATGCAGGTCTGGCAGACGGCGTACCAGTCGGACCTCTACGCCGCCGGCCGTCCGGCCGGCACCGGACCGCTGGAGCGGATCGGTAACGCGGAGCTGGTCCGGGGCATCTCCGACTGCCTCTCGGTGGCCAGGATGGTCGATGAGATGGCGCCGTCGATCCCGGTCTTCGAGGCGCTGATCGCCTCCTGCGTCCGGGCCTTCGACCACTACCACTGGCTGGGCGAGCACCGGCTGCGCGGCCCGCTCGCCGACGTGCGAGCCACCGCCGAGCAGGTGCTGGACGAGTTCGAGAACGTCCAGTCGCTCACCCGTCAGGCCGCCGAGGCGCTGGAGGCCGCCGCCGCCGACATCGCCGCGCTCGTACGGCACGCACGCGGCGAGGCGCCCAGGTCCGCCCAGGGCTGGGTCGACCGGCTGTCGGAGCTGCGCCAGTCCCAGGGGCACCTGGTGACCCTGCGCGAGCTGCGCCACGTCGACGTCGCCAGGATCGACGCGCTCGACGCGGAACTGGCGGCCGAGCTGGACAGCACCGCGCAGCGCGCCGCGGGCTTCCTGCGGGGCGAGGACGCCTTCGCCGGATACCACGCGGAGGTCGAGCGGCTGGTCTCCGACGCGGGCGCCATCGCGACAGTGGCCGAGGCCGGGCCGATCGGCGAGCGGCTGGAGCGGCAGGCGCGGGGGCTGGAGATCGTGGTCGAGGTGGTCGGCACGCTCGACATCGCCGACGCCACCGTGCGGACCGCCATCCTGGAACGGGTCGGCGAGGTGCTCGGCGGTGTCAACCGCGCCCGCGCCACGCTGGACGCCCGGCGCGGGGAGCTGCTGGCCGGTGAGGGCCGGGCCGCCTTCGCCGCCGAGTACGCCCTGCTGGGGCAGGCGATCACCGGGGCACTGGCGATGTCCGACACCCCCGAGCGCTGCGACGAGCAGCTGGGCCGGCTGATGCTCCAGCTGGAGAACCTGGAGTCGCGCTTCGCCGAGTTCGACGACTTCCTGGGGCAGCTGACCGCCAAGCGGGAGGACGTCTACGAGGCGTTCTCCTCGCGCCGCCAGGCGTTGCTCGACGAGCGGGCCCGCCGCGCCGACCGGCTGGCCGACTCCGCGACCCGGATCCTGTCGAGCGTACGGCGCCGCCTGGCCGGGCTGAAGTCGCTGGACGAGGTCAACACCTACTTCGGGTCCGACCCGATGGTGCTCAAGCTCAAGGGCGTGGCCGGGGAACTGCGCGCGCTGGGCGACCAGGTCCGCGCCGAGGAGCTCGAAGGCCGGATCAAGTCGGCCCGGCAGGAGGCGGGCCGCGCCCTGCGCGACCGGCTCGACCTTTACACAGACGGCGGCGAGACCATCCGGCTCGGCCGCCACCTGTTCGCGGTCAACACCCAGCCGGCCGACCTGACCCTGGTCCCGTACGAAGGCCGGATGGCGTTCGCCGTCACCGGGACCGACTACCGCTCCCCGGTGCTCGACGCGGCCTTCGAGGAGACCCGGCCGTTCTGGAACCAGCTGACGGTCTCGGAGTCGCCGGAGGTCTATCGGGGCGAGCACCTGGCCGCCTCCATCCTGGCCGCCGCCGAATCCGGCACTCTGACCCTGGGGGCCTCCGGAACCTCGGGCACCCCGGCCTCGGGCGAGCGCCGGATCTCGCTGGACGCGCTGCACGAGGCCGCGGTGGCCGACGGCGAACTGCTGGAGATCGTCCGCCGGGTGGCGGAGACCCGCTACGACGAGGGCTACGAGCGGGGCGTCCACGACCACGACGCCACCGCGATCCTCCAGGCCGCGCTCCGCCTGCACGCGGGCGCGGGACTGCTCCGCTACCCACCGGCCGCGCGGGCCGCCGCCCAGCTCTTCTGGGCCTTCGGCACCGACGAGGCCGCCCGCGCGACCTGGACCACCCGGGCGACGTCGCTGGCGCGGGCACGGGCCCTGTTCGGCCAGGTGGAGGCGGTTCGGGAGACCCGCGCCGCCCTCGGCTCGGCGATCGCATCCTTCGTCCGGGGCCTTCACGGCCATCCGGAGGGTCCGACGGGTGCGCTCGCCGTGGCCGCCGCGAGCACCGCCGGGGCGACCGGGACCCGCGTACGGGAAGACGAGGGCGTCTCCGAACTGGCCGGGGAGTATCTCTTCGAGGAACTGGCGAGCAAGCCGTTCGGGTTCGTGACGAGCGCGGGGGCGCGGTCGCTGCTCGACCGGTTCGACCGGGCGCTCGGCCCCGCGCGCCAGGAGTTCGAGGACGACCTGCGAGCGCTTGGTGACGACCTCCCCGGGCGTCACCGCCTGGCCGAGGCATGGCTGTCCGCCTTCGACGCCTCGGCCCCGGCCGCCGGCCTAAGCTCGGGACCGGGCCTGGTGTCGGCCTCGGGATCTGGCCTGGTGTCGGCCTCGGGATCTGGCCTGGTGTCGGCCTCCGGATCGGAACCGGGCGCGGGGCGTGCCTCGGGGGCCGGATCGGCGGAGCTGGTGGAGGCGGTGGCCGTACTGCTGTGCGAGGTGGCGCGGCACGACTCGTCGGCGGCGCTGACCGCCACGGTCGAGGGGCTGCTCGGCGCGCACCCCCGGATCTCCGGGCGCGCGATCCAGCTACGGCTGGACGAGTTCCTGGCCAGGAGCCGGCACTTCCGCGACCACCGTGTCCCCGCGTACCGCGCCTACCAGAAGCGGCGCAACGAGCTGGTCGCGGCCGAGCGGGCGCGGCTGCGTCTTGAGGAGTTCCAGCCGAAGGTGATGACCGCCTTCGTCCGCAACCAGCTGCTCGACGAGGTCTACCTGCCGCTGATCGGCGACAACCTGGCCAAGCAGCTCGGCGCGGCCGGTGACGCCAAGCGGACCGACCAGATGGGCATGCTGCTGCTCATCTCCCCGCCGGGCTACGGCAAGACCACCCTGATGGAGTACGTGGCCAACCGGCTCGGGCTGATCTTCGTCAAGGTCAACGGCCCGGCCCTGGGCCACCTGGTGACCTCGGTGGACCCGGCGCAGGCACCCGACGCCACGGCGCGGCAGGAGATCGAGAAGATCTCCTTCGCGCTGGAGATGGGCAACAACGTGCTGCTCTACCTGGACGACATCCAGCACACCTCCCCGGAGCTGCTGCAGAAGTTCATCTCGCTGTGCGACGGCCAGCGCCGGATGGAGGGCGTCTGGGAGGGCCGGACCCGCACCTACGACCTGCGCGGCAAGCGCTTCGCGGTCTGCATGGCGGGCAACCCGTACACCGAGTCGGGTAAGCGCTTCCGCATCCCCGACATGCTCGCCAACCGGGCCGATGTGTGGAACCTCGGCGACGTGCTGTCGGGGCGGGACGAGCTGTTCGCGCTGAGCTACATCGACAACGCGCTGACCTCGAATCCGGTCCTGTCCCCGCTGTCCACCCGCGATCGAGGCGACATCCGCCTGCTGGTACGGCTGGCGCGGGGCGACTCCGGGGTCCGGGCCGACCGGCTCTCCCATCCGTACTCCTCGGTGGAGCTGGAGCAGGTCCTCGCGGTGCTGCGCAAGCTGCTCCGGGTCCAGAAGGTGGTGCTGGCCAACAACCAGGCGTACATCGCCTCGGCCGCCCAGTCGGACGCCTCGCGGACCGAGCCTCCTTACCAGCTGCAGGGCTCGTACCGGAACATGAACAAGCTCGCGGCCCGGGTCGTCCCGGTGATGAACGACGCCGAACTGGAGGCGGTGATCAACGATCACTACCTCGGCGAGGCCCAGACCCTCACCTCCGGCGCCGAGGCCAACCTGCTCAAACTCGCCGAACTACGCGGCACCCTGACCCCGGTGCAGGCCGCGCGGTGGGCGGAGGTGAAGACGGCCTACCTGCGATCCCAGGCCCTGGGCGGCGCCGAGGACGACCCGATGACCCGCGCGGTCGGCGCGGTCGGCCTGCTGGCCGACCGGGTGAGCACCGCCATCGAACACGCCGCCGACCGGCTCTCCCCCGAACCATAA
- a CDS encoding PP2C family protein-serine/threonine phosphatase has protein sequence MITLRYAAGSDVGRIRQGNEDAAYAGARLLAVADGMGGHVGGEVASSAAIAIVASLDQECPGDLASAAEAGVRKANQRLRELVAEDPSLTGMGTTLTLMLWNGSRVALAHIGDSRAYLLRNGDLYQITYDHTLVQTLMDDGRITAEEAARHPHRSILLQVLDGNENLELDLSLRDAEVGDRYLLCSDGLSGVVEAERLRQVLAEVDDLQEVTRQLIALACEAGGPDNITCVVADVVEGEITDNPVVVGSAVPS, from the coding sequence ATGATCACGCTGCGCTATGCTGCAGGGTCCGATGTCGGCCGGATCCGGCAAGGCAACGAGGACGCCGCCTACGCCGGCGCCCGGCTTCTCGCCGTCGCCGACGGAATGGGCGGTCACGTGGGCGGGGAGGTCGCCAGCTCGGCGGCCATCGCCATCGTGGCGTCCCTGGACCAGGAATGCCCGGGCGACCTCGCCTCCGCCGCCGAGGCCGGGGTCCGCAAGGCCAACCAGCGCCTGCGCGAGCTGGTCGCCGAAGACCCGTCGCTCACCGGTATGGGGACCACCCTGACCCTGATGCTCTGGAACGGCTCGCGCGTCGCCCTCGCCCACATCGGCGACTCTCGCGCCTACCTGCTCCGCAACGGCGACCTCTATCAGATCACCTACGACCACACCCTGGTCCAGACGCTGATGGACGACGGCCGGATCACCGCCGAGGAGGCCGCCCGCCACCCGCACCGGTCGATCCTGCTTCAGGTCCTCGACGGCAACGAGAACCTCGAACTCGACCTCTCCCTACGGGACGCCGAGGTCGGCGACCGCTACCTGCTCTGCTCCGACGGGTTGTCGGGGGTGGTCGAGGCCGAGCGGCTCCGCCAGGTGCTCGCCGAGGTCGACGACCTTCAGGAGGTCACCCGGCAGCTGATCGCGCTCGCCTGCGAGGCCGGAGGGCCTGACAACATCACCTGCGTGGTCGCCGACGTGGTCGAAGGGGAGATCACCGACAACCCGGTGGTGGTCGGCTCGGCCGTCCCCTCATAG